A genomic segment from Brienomyrus brachyistius isolate T26 chromosome 9, BBRACH_0.4, whole genome shotgun sequence encodes:
- the LOC125749638 gene encoding lymphocyte activation gene 3 protein-like, producing MLALITLLGTILFINVIWSEGTEVLVASGSMAVLPCVVSSSVQTPLAVQWVKANIAQRPDLGSPHSLAPSSVWRVDASGMEFRGMGVGQRSGCPHTQFGKGEFSLHIEEVENEDAGTYICTVMTKAVTIQKQISLRVIQVSFSSHQPLEGSNVKIACDIFPSSSGATVSWKFNGTPITPKRPNQMWRGAKQEINLTRVSVKNMGNWTCIVQYKGQEGKATQSLTVMGITSPASDLTVIYAELGSPVLLPCVYSTSLTPENPSWTRVSDSVGRLKPLPPSFHITPLSSKTPWNRSAWIERVEKEDEGIYKCLGSVERNRMERQLSLVTVQVLKTSGAGNGGSMLTCHVSNTTGITKYEWVAVTDETNNTQKVTPFHWEKTLKIEEMTGNSRYLCRYFGEKGILGNATYHASFMSALEQTQQSGPLSAGMIAFLVMLLLMLLLVVIQLCKNHRRRKMILPYPALETIVHSFYNAQERSEQNRADTKGQNDQNTL from the exons ATGCTGGCATTGATAACCTTGCTGGGAActatattgtttataaatg TCATCTGGAGCGAGGGGACGGAGGTTTTGGTTGCATCCGGGTCTATGGCGGTGTTGCCCTGTGTAGTCAGCTCCTCAGTTCAGACACCCTTGGCCGTGCAATGGGTGAAGGCCAACATAGCGCAGAGACCCGACCTTGGCTCGCCCCACAGCTT GGCGCCAAGCTCTGTGTGGAGGGTAGATGCCAGCGGAATGGAATTCCGGGGAATGGGAGTCGGCCAGAGGTCTGGGTGCCCCCACACTCAGTTTGGCAAGGGGGAGTTCAGCCTCCACATAGAGGAAGTCGAGAATGAGGATGCAGGAACCTATATCTGCACCGTTATGACAAAAGCTGTAACCATCCAAAAACAAATCTCTCTGCGGGTGATTCAAG TGTCCTTCTCTTCACATCAGCCACTCGAAGGCAGTAATGTGAAAATTGCTTGCGATATCTTCCCTTCTTCATCGGGAGCTACAGTGAGCTGGAAGTTCAATGGCACCCCTATTACACCTAAAAGACCAAACCAAATGTGGAGAGGTGCCAAGCAAGAGATCAACCTTACAAGGGTTTCCGTGAAGAATATGGGAAACTGGACCTGTATTGTCCAGTACAAAGGACAGGAGGGAAAGGCAACTCAATCCCTTACTGTGATGG GTATCACCAGTCCTGCAAGTGACCTGACTGTCATCTATGCTGAATTGGGCTCTCCTGTGCTATTGCCCTGTGTTTATTCAACCAGCCTGACCCCAGAGAACCCAAGTTGGACAAGAGTGTCTGACTCTGTAGGCCGTTTGAAGCCCCTTCCTCCCTCATTCCACATCACTCCACTCTCATCCAAGACACCCTGGAACAGGTCGGCATGGATCGAGAGGGTGGAGAAGGAGGACGAGGGAATCTACAAGTGTTTGGGTTCAGTGGAGAGGAACAGAATGGAGAGACAGCTGTCGCTAGTGACAGTCCAAG TCTTAAAAACAAGTGGGGCAGGAAATGGCGGCTCGATGCTGACCTGCCATGTCAGCAACACGACAGGCATCACTAAGTATGAGTGGGTAGCGGTGACGGACGAGACCAACAACACCCAAAAAGTGACACCTTTTCACTGGGAAAAGACATTGAAGATTGAAGAAATGACAGGGAATTCCAGATATTTATGTCGATATTTTGGGGAGAAGGGAATCCTGGGAAATGCAACATACCATGCATCTTTTATGA GCGCTTTGGAGCAGACGCAGCAATCAGGACCTCTGAGTGCTGGCATGATAGCGTTCCTTGTCATGCTTCTCTTGATGTTGCTGCTAGTTGTgatacagctgtgcaaaaatcaTCGAAGG CGGAAGATGATCCTTCCTTATCCTGCCCTTGAAACCATCGTTCACTCCTTTTACAACGCTCAAGAACGCAGCGAGCAGAACAGAGCAGACACCAAAGGGCAGAATGACCAAAATACTCTGTAG
- the plekhg6 gene encoding uncharacterized protein plekhg6 isoform X4 has translation MEFARRQMESPLFHAYIEWVENCPGCGRMRLGDMQAKPHQRITKYPLLLREVLKCTQDPQTQYALRKMLSSVNGFLDSINDHLRLKYEEFALSQSAARLEGYDVPEGVSEEIEKFVREICRFDLTSPMRGAGTKDIRKLLLEETLRIKTRRESKPMVVLLFSDVLLLTKAQKKSEKLKVVCPPLALDRIVCAPLKDDVSFVLVELGELFCAVNIYAVMAPSTESRSEWLKSILAAQESLATMRERETSQRFGGFLLTDIRMETQVNPNLAEHSDTVREGQDKELNLTGIEHTLLSDQEGRGHGQPQNGVLPFPETEEGSIFQRQQQAWGLQLIGSQPSHISVHGSVTNKIIDSKHSMRNMGLTEEEGDENRDCNQVESSETILIGSREKRVVGGYSESSNSSFSHGDSSEIHSNVNTLTLFDVGSDVDMSSTQSESKEMHVKNDDFESEDPYKASGMDSRSSEPEHMPTGTMKFSRKLNSPRLRKRRALGSPHTFSPQTDKNRYLHHDTDVLASSANSSDSDCNQKLRNGRRPNPQVVISLASVKKNQGMWNTVAPGEPAKAQTFLTAELPCKRTGLDSQNQPRLRRGSVPDMDLQEGQTLGLRLSLSESSFPLFSQAKIYGTSPENLLARARERERGKERRLEKSEKVWDISPSPSRSISPSISFSEEEREREDNQEILGDQENEGLHKWQDVNKELEDKQKYNNEYNCSFSDQGASVDWMGWCVDDDEVMVRLHPEGEGSRPGIAVLATIDSRGTKEQEEQEFGEV, from the exons ATGGAGTTTGCACGGAGACAGATGGAGAGCCCCCTCTTTCATGCTTACATCGAG TGGGTGGAGAACTGCCCGGGCTGTGGGCGAATGCGGCTTGGGGACATGCAAGCTAAGCCCCACCAGAGAATCACCAAGTACCCACTGCTGCTGAGAGAGGTACTGAAATGTACCCAGGACCCCCAGACGCAGTATGCATTGCGGAAGATG TTGAGCAGTGTAAATGGGTTTCTGGACAGCATCAATGACCATCTAAGGCTGAAATATGAGGAATTTGCCCTTTCTCAGTCTGCCGCAAGACTGGAAGGATACGATGTGCCAGAGGGTGTATCTGAGGAGATCGAGAAG TTTGTTCGAGAAATCTGCCGTTTTGATCTGACAAGCCCCATGAGAGGTGCCGGCACCAAGGATATACGCAAACTGCTGTTGGAGGAGACCCTCAGAATCAAAACAAGGAGGGAAAGCAAG CCGATGGTTGTTCTGCTCTTCTCGGATGTGCTTTTGTTgacaaaggcacagaagaagtcAGAGAAGTTAAAAGTAGTGTGTCCCCCACTGGCCCTGGATAGAATTGTCTGTGCTCCCCTTAAAGATGACG TCTCCTTTGTGCTAGTAGAGCTTGGGGAGCTATTCTGTGCTGTGAACATCTATGCTGTAATGGCACCCAGCACAGAGAGCCGATCTGAGTGGCTGAAAAGCATCCTGGCTGCACAG GAGTCTCTGGCAACCATGAGGGAGAGGGAAACCTCTCAGAGATTTGGGGGTTTCCTCCTGACAGATATACGGATGGAGACGCAAGTCAATCCTAATTTAGCGGaacactctgacactgtaagGGAAGGCCAAGATAAGGAGTTGAACTTGACAGGAATTGAACATACTCTGCTTTCTGACCAAGAAGGAAGGGGACATGGTCAACCGCAAAACGGAGTATTACCATTTCCAGAGACAGAAGAAGGGAGCATCTTCCAGAGGCAACAGCAAGCCTGGGGTCTTCAGTTGATAGGAAGTCAGCCTTCTCATATATCAGTGCATGGATCTGTTACAAATAAAATCATAGACAGCAAACACAGCATGAGGAATATGGGACTGACAGAAGAGGAGGGGGACGAGAATAGAGATTGCAACCAGGTGGAATCGAGTGAAACCATTTTAATTGGTTCACGAGAGAAAAGGGTTGTAGGAGGCTATTCAgaatcttcaaattcatccttTAGTCACGGGGATTCCAGTGAGATTCATTCTAATGTCAACACATTGACGTTGTTTGATGTAGGGTCAGATGTGGATATGTCGTCCACACAGTCAGAATCAAAAGAAATGCATGTCAAAAATGATGATTTTGAGAGTGAAGATCCTTACAAGGCATCTGGAATGGATTCGAGGTCCAGTGAACCAGAGCATATGCCAACGGGCACAATGAAATTTTCACGTAAACTCAATTCCCCCCGCTTAAGAAAGAGGCGGGCACTGGGCTCTCCACATACCTTCTCGCCTCAGACTGATAAAAACAGATATTTACATCATGACACAGATGTGTTGGCATCTAGTGCCAATTCCTCAGACTCTGACTGCAACCAAAAACTAAGGAATGGCCGGAGGCCTAATCCTCAAGTTGTAATCAGCTTGGCGTCTGTAAAAAAGAACCAAGGAATGTGGAACACAGTCGCTCCAGGTGAACCTGCAAAGGCACAGACCTTTTTGACCGCAGAGCTACCATGCAAGAGGACAGGACTAGATTCTCAAAATCAGCCCAGACTGAGAAGAGGTTCAGTCCCAGACATGGATCTTCAGGAAGGGCAGACCCTTGGTTTGAGGCTAAGCTTGTCGGAGAGCAGTTTCCCACTCTTTTCTCAAGCCAAGATTTATGGAACCTCTCCGGAGAACCTCTTAGCACGagccagagagagagaacgaGGAAAAGAAAGAAGACTGGAAAAGTCTGAAAAAGTGTGGGACATTTCTCCTTCTCCTTCACGCTCAATCTCTCCATCCATCTCTTTCAGTGAGGAGGAAAGAGAAAGAGAAGACAACCAGGAAATTTTGGGAGATCAGGAGAATGAAGGGCTGCACAAATGGCAAGATGTGAACAAAGAATTAGAAGATAAGCAGAAATATAACAATGAATACAATTGCAG CTTTTCCGACCAAGGTGCAAGTGTTGATTGGATGGGTTGGTGCGTTGACGACGACGAGGTCATGGTTCGTCTACACCCTGAGGGCGAGGGAAGCAGACCTGGAATTGCAGTACTAGCCACTATAGATTCCCGGGGAACAAAGGAACAGGAAGAACAGGAGTTTGGAGAGGTGTAG